A section of the Polynucleobacter sp. AP-Jannik-300A-C4 genome encodes:
- a CDS encoding carbohydrate kinase family protein — protein sequence MASLICGSIAYDTIMNFEGKFADQILPEQIHILNVAFLVPTMRREFGGCAGNIAYNLSLLGGDPIIMATVGGDAAPYFDRLTQLKIDATHIRQIEQAFTAQAMITTDQANNQITAFHPGAMGESHLNQVSAVVAERKKNTKDAAKFGIVAPDGRQGMWEHCHQLAEAGIPFVFDPGQGLPMFNGPELLELVDIASFLAVNDYEGEMLSQRTGLSLAKVAERVKALIVTKGAEGADIYFEGKCIAIPPVPAAKVVDPTGCGDAFRGGLLFGLENGMDWETTGRLASLMGSIKITHQGPQNHQMSKDEIAAQFKSAFGFTF from the coding sequence ATGGCCAGCTTGATCTGCGGTTCCATCGCTTACGACACCATCATGAACTTTGAAGGCAAATTTGCCGATCAAATCCTGCCTGAGCAAATTCACATCCTTAACGTTGCATTCTTGGTCCCTACAATGCGCCGTGAATTTGGTGGTTGTGCAGGCAATATTGCCTATAACCTCAGTCTTCTCGGTGGCGACCCAATCATTATGGCAACAGTAGGTGGTGATGCCGCCCCTTACTTTGATCGCCTTACGCAACTAAAGATTGATGCGACACATATTCGGCAGATTGAGCAGGCATTTACTGCCCAAGCCATGATCACAACTGATCAAGCTAATAATCAAATTACTGCTTTTCATCCCGGTGCAATGGGCGAATCCCATCTAAACCAAGTTTCTGCAGTAGTGGCAGAGCGCAAAAAGAATACTAAAGACGCAGCAAAGTTCGGCATTGTCGCCCCAGACGGTCGTCAAGGAATGTGGGAACACTGCCATCAATTAGCTGAAGCAGGTATCCCATTTGTATTCGATCCAGGCCAGGGTTTGCCAATGTTCAATGGTCCAGAACTATTAGAGCTGGTGGATATTGCGAGTTTTCTCGCTGTAAATGACTATGAGGGCGAAATGCTTTCTCAAAGGACAGGTTTGAGTCTGGCCAAAGTAGCCGAAAGGGTGAAAGCATTAATCGTGACCAAGGGTGCCGAAGGTGCAGATATTTACTTTGAAGGTAAGTGCATCGCAATTCCGCCAGTACCTGCAGCAAAAGTAGTTGATCCAACCGGTTGCGGTGATGCATTCCGAGGTGGATTGCTATTTGGATTGGAAAATGGCATGGATTGGGAAACTACTGGCCGCTTAGCCAGTTTGATGGGCTCAATCAAAATTACCCATCAGGGACCACAAAATCACCAAATGAGCAAAGATGAAATCGCCGCTCAGTTCAAATCCGCGTTCGGATTTACCTTCTAG
- a CDS encoding RNA pyrophosphohydrolase: protein MLDREGYRPNVGIVLLNSHNEVFWGKRVGQHSWQFPQGGIQHGESPEQAMYRELHEEVGLMPEHVQIIGRTRDWLRYDVPEEFLRRQHASKTHRASYRGQKQIWFLLRLVGLDTDIQLRASEHPEFDAWRWVPFWIQLDTVIDFKREVYQLALSELARYLSRGIRMQQLAWGSPLDLFQSLYGGEEDEPKEVKPTDKP, encoded by the coding sequence ATGCTTGACCGTGAAGGGTATCGACCCAATGTCGGCATAGTCCTCCTCAACAGCCATAACGAGGTTTTCTGGGGAAAACGCGTTGGGCAGCATTCGTGGCAGTTCCCGCAGGGCGGGATTCAGCATGGTGAAAGCCCAGAGCAGGCCATGTACCGCGAATTGCATGAGGAAGTGGGCTTAATGCCAGAACATGTCCAAATTATTGGACGTACTAGGGACTGGCTTCGTTACGACGTCCCAGAGGAGTTCCTGCGTCGTCAACATGCCTCTAAAACGCATCGAGCCAGCTATCGCGGTCAAAAACAAATCTGGTTTTTGCTGCGCTTAGTGGGTTTAGATACCGATATTCAGCTGCGCGCTTCGGAACATCCGGAATTTGATGCTTGGAGGTGGGTTCCGTTTTGGATTCAACTAGACACCGTCATTGACTTCAAACGCGAAGTCTATCAACTAGCCCTCTCCGAGCTAGCGCGCTACTTGTCCCGCGGTATACGTATGCAGCAACTTGCCTGGGGATCTCCGCTCGATTTATTTCAATCCCTGTATGGGGGCGAAGAAGATGAGCCCAAAGAAGTAAAACCTACTGATAAGCCATGA
- the ffh gene encoding signal recognition particle protein has translation MLENLTDRLSRVVKTMRGQARLTEENTAEMLREIRLALLEADVALPVVKSLLEQIKFKALGEEVVGSLSPGQALVGVVQRELAQVMRGDTAQSGELNLATQPPAVILMAGLQGAGKTTSVGKLAKFLEEKKKKKVLTVSCDVYRPAAIEQLETVTKQVGAEFFPSNINQKPSEIAAAALDWARRHYFDVLLVDTAGRLGIDEALMQEIKTLHANLNPIETLFVVDAMLGQDAVNTAKAFHEALPLTGVILTKLDGDSRGGAALSVRQVTGVPLKFIGVAEKMDGLEAFDADRMATRILGMGDILALVEQAQQNVDVAKAEKLASKISKGGFDLGDFRDQLVQMQQMGGMASLMDKLPSHMAQAASKTNLSAADKQTKRMRGIIDSMTPKERAKPELLKATRKRRIAAGAGVEVQEVNRLLAQFEQMQTMMKQFKGGKMARTMASMAAKGAAKGIGGLFKK, from the coding sequence ATGCTAGAGAATCTCACCGACCGTCTATCTCGTGTTGTGAAAACAATGCGGGGCCAAGCTCGCCTTACCGAAGAAAACACCGCAGAAATGCTGCGGGAGATCCGGCTAGCCTTGCTGGAGGCGGACGTTGCACTTCCAGTCGTTAAATCTTTACTCGAGCAAATTAAATTTAAAGCCCTTGGCGAAGAAGTGGTTGGAAGCCTTAGTCCCGGCCAAGCGCTTGTTGGGGTGGTGCAACGTGAGCTAGCCCAAGTCATGCGTGGAGATACCGCGCAAAGTGGTGAACTGAATCTAGCTACTCAACCTCCAGCAGTCATTCTGATGGCTGGCTTACAGGGTGCCGGTAAAACTACCTCGGTAGGTAAGTTAGCCAAGTTTCTAGAAGAAAAGAAGAAAAAGAAGGTTTTAACTGTTTCTTGTGACGTCTATCGCCCTGCAGCCATCGAACAGCTAGAAACCGTCACTAAACAAGTTGGCGCTGAATTTTTCCCAAGCAATATCAATCAAAAGCCGAGTGAAATTGCTGCTGCTGCTCTTGATTGGGCTCGCCGCCATTATTTTGATGTGCTCTTGGTAGATACGGCTGGTCGACTTGGTATTGATGAAGCGCTAATGCAAGAAATTAAAACCTTGCACGCCAATCTCAATCCGATCGAGACCTTGTTTGTTGTTGATGCGATGTTGGGTCAAGATGCTGTTAATACAGCCAAAGCATTCCATGAGGCACTCCCACTCACTGGTGTAATCCTCACCAAACTCGATGGTGACTCACGAGGTGGTGCCGCACTCTCTGTACGTCAAGTTACTGGTGTGCCACTCAAGTTCATTGGTGTTGCTGAAAAAATGGATGGCCTCGAAGCATTCGATGCTGACCGCATGGCAACCCGTATCTTAGGTATGGGCGACATTCTTGCACTGGTTGAACAAGCCCAACAAAACGTTGACGTTGCCAAAGCAGAAAAGTTAGCGAGTAAGATTTCTAAAGGCGGGTTTGATCTAGGCGACTTCCGCGATCAACTGGTGCAGATGCAACAGATGGGAGGTATGGCTAGTTTGATGGATAAGCTACCAAGCCATATGGCGCAAGCCGCCTCCAAAACCAATTTAAGCGCCGCCGATAAACAAACCAAGCGCATGCGCGGAATCATCGACAGCATGACACCCAAAGAGCGTGCAAAACCGGAGTTATTGAAAGCCACTCGCAAACGTCGAATTGCAGCGGGCGCAGGCGTTGAGGTTCAAGAAGTGAATCGTCTGCTTGCACAGTTTGAACAAATGCAAACCATGATGAAACAGTTCAAGGGTGGCAAGATGGCGCGCACTATGGCATCCATGGCAGCCAAAGGAGCCGCCAAGGGTATTGGCGGACTCTTTAAAAAATAA
- a CDS encoding proline--tRNA ligase translates to MKASQSFLATLKEAPSDAEVVSHKLMVRAGLIRKLSAGIYNYLPLGLKSIRKVENIIREEMNRAGAIELLMPMIQPAELWQETGRWEKMGPELLRIKDRHDRDFLIQPTSEEVVTDLARNEIKSYKQLPVNFYQIQTKFRDERRPRFGIMRGREFSMKDAYSFDRDTEGLKKSYQIMFDAYTRIFKRMGLKFRAVTADNGAIGGSGSQEFHVIADTGEDAIVYCPNSDYAANLEAAESVSLIAVRGAATQELTKVATPNQTNCTEVAKFLNLPLEQTVKSLLFAADQEEGPAKLFMLLVRGDHELNEIKASKIPGMAESRFASEAEIAQACNAPAGYLGPVGIAADVTVVADRTVANMADFVCGANDAGHHLTGVNWGRDLPEPLVMDLRNAVIGDPSPDGKGVVDICRGIEVGHVFQLGTRYSEAMGCTYLDQQGKAQPMVMGCYGIGVTRLLGAAIEQGNDERGIIWPISMAPFEVVICPMGYDKSEAVKVAADQLHDELIAAGVDVVLDDRGERPGAMFADWELIGVPFRVVIGDRGLADAQVEFKGRTDAESENIPLSEIKAKVIAAIESAKKLVS, encoded by the coding sequence ATGAAAGCTTCACAGTCATTTCTCGCCACACTAAAAGAAGCCCCTTCCGACGCTGAGGTGGTTTCGCACAAACTCATGGTGCGTGCTGGTTTAATTCGTAAGCTCAGCGCGGGCATCTACAACTATTTGCCTCTGGGATTGAAGTCCATTCGCAAGGTGGAAAACATCATCCGTGAAGAAATGAATCGCGCTGGCGCAATCGAATTGCTGATGCCAATGATTCAGCCTGCAGAGTTGTGGCAAGAGACGGGCCGCTGGGAAAAGATGGGGCCAGAGTTGCTTCGCATCAAGGATCGTCATGATCGTGACTTTTTAATTCAGCCGACCTCAGAAGAGGTGGTGACTGATTTAGCGCGTAATGAAATTAAGAGTTACAAACAGCTGCCGGTGAACTTTTACCAAATTCAGACTAAGTTCCGTGATGAGCGTCGCCCACGCTTTGGAATCATGCGTGGTCGTGAGTTCAGCATGAAGGATGCTTACTCCTTTGATCGCGATACTGAGGGATTGAAGAAGTCTTATCAAATTATGTTTGATGCTTACACTCGTATCTTCAAGCGTATGGGCTTGAAGTTTCGTGCAGTAACGGCAGATAACGGTGCTATTGGCGGATCAGGTAGTCAAGAGTTTCATGTGATTGCAGATACTGGTGAAGATGCCATTGTGTATTGCCCAAATTCTGATTACGCTGCCAACCTTGAGGCTGCTGAGTCAGTCTCATTAATTGCGGTACGCGGTGCCGCAACTCAGGAGCTGACTAAAGTTGCGACACCAAATCAAACAAACTGCACTGAGGTTGCCAAGTTTTTAAACCTGCCGCTAGAGCAGACTGTGAAGTCATTATTGTTTGCCGCTGATCAAGAAGAGGGCCCAGCTAAATTATTTATGCTGTTAGTGCGCGGTGATCATGAGCTAAATGAAATCAAGGCGAGCAAGATTCCTGGAATGGCAGAGTCACGTTTTGCCAGTGAAGCTGAAATTGCGCAGGCATGTAATGCACCAGCGGGCTATTTAGGGCCAGTTGGAATTGCTGCTGATGTGACCGTAGTCGCAGATCGTACTGTTGCCAATATGGCTGATTTTGTGTGCGGCGCTAATGATGCTGGCCATCACTTAACAGGCGTGAATTGGGGTCGTGATTTACCGGAGCCTTTAGTGATGGATTTGCGTAATGCCGTAATCGGTGATCCGTCCCCTGATGGTAAGGGTGTTGTGGATATCTGCCGCGGTATTGAAGTGGGCCATGTATTTCAATTGGGCACACGCTACTCTGAAGCAATGGGCTGCACCTATCTTGATCAACAAGGCAAAGCACAGCCTATGGTGATGGGTTGTTACGGTATTGGTGTAACTCGTTTATTGGGCGCTGCAATCGAGCAGGGTAATGATGAGCGCGGAATTATTTGGCCGATTTCGATGGCACCATTTGAAGTAGTAATTTGTCCAATGGGTTACGACAAATCAGAGGCAGTGAAAGTTGCTGCTGATCAATTACATGATGAGTTGATTGCTGCTGGAGTCGATGTGGTGTTGGATGACCGAGGTGAAAGACCGGGTGCAATGTTTGCTGACTGGGAATTAATTGGTGTTCCGTTCCGCGTTGTGATCGGTGATCGTGGTCTTGCAGATGCTCAAGTCGAATTCAAGGGCCGCACCGATGCTGAATCAGAAAATATCCCGCTATCAGAAATTAAAGCAAAAGTGATTGCTGCAATTGAGTCTGCTAAGAAACTCGTTTCTTAA
- a CDS encoding ribonucleotide-diphosphate reductase subunit beta gives MLNWEEEVAPALARAGLAQQPVVAEPQRPQADEVAIAPQVAAPTQAASLGGGAALRVNAADKRVINAKTDVNQLVPFKYKWAWEKYLAGCANHWMPQEINMNRDIALWKDPNGLTEDERRIIKRNLGFFTTADSLAANNIVLGTYRHITAPECRQYLLRQAFEEAIHTHAYQYIVESLGLDQSEIFNAYNEIESIRAKDEFLIPYIDVLTNPNFKTGTLETDQTLLRSLIVFACVMEGLFFYVGFTQILAMGRQNKMTGAAEQYQYILRDESMHCNFGIDLINQIKLENPQLWTSAFKDEIKSIFEKAVELEYRYAEDTMPRGVLGLNAPMFKGYLRYICNRRCLQIGLDAMFPNEENPFPWMSEMIDLKKERNFFETRVIEYQTGGALSWE, from the coding sequence ATGTTGAATTGGGAAGAAGAAGTTGCGCCGGCACTAGCAAGAGCAGGTCTCGCACAGCAACCAGTTGTGGCAGAACCACAGCGCCCACAAGCAGACGAAGTCGCAATTGCGCCTCAAGTCGCCGCGCCTACACAAGCCGCTTCATTAGGCGGTGGCGCAGCTTTACGTGTCAATGCTGCTGATAAGCGTGTAATTAATGCAAAGACTGACGTAAATCAGCTGGTTCCGTTTAAATATAAGTGGGCTTGGGAGAAATATCTTGCTGGTTGTGCAAACCATTGGATGCCGCAAGAGATTAATATGAATCGCGATATCGCGCTTTGGAAGGATCCTAATGGCTTAACTGAAGATGAGCGTCGCATTATCAAGCGCAATCTTGGTTTCTTCACGACAGCAGATTCTCTGGCGGCAAATAATATTGTTTTGGGTACTTATCGCCACATCACTGCCCCAGAATGCCGTCAATATCTATTGCGTCAAGCGTTTGAGGAGGCAATTCATACTCATGCCTATCAATATATTGTGGAATCTTTAGGTTTAGACCAGAGCGAAATCTTTAATGCGTACAACGAGATTGAGTCCATTCGCGCTAAAGATGAGTTCTTGATTCCTTACATTGACGTATTAACTAACCCAAATTTCAAAACTGGAACATTAGAAACCGACCAAACTTTGCTGCGATCACTCATTGTTTTTGCATGCGTGATGGAAGGTTTGTTCTTTTATGTTGGTTTTACGCAAATACTTGCGATGGGTCGTCAAAACAAAATGACGGGTGCTGCTGAGCAGTATCAATACATCCTTCGTGACGAGTCTATGCACTGCAATTTTGGTATTGATTTAATTAATCAAATCAAGCTGGAGAACCCGCAGTTATGGACTTCTGCGTTCAAAGATGAGATCAAATCTATCTTCGAAAAAGCAGTGGAATTAGAGTACCGTTATGCAGAGGATACGATGCCTCGCGGAGTGCTCGGATTGAACGCGCCGATGTTCAAAGGTTACCTAAGATACATCTGTAATCGCAGATGTTTGCAAATAGGACTTGACGCAATGTTCCCAAATGAAGAGAATCCATTCCCATGGATGTCAGAAATGATTGATCTGAAAAAAGAGAGAAACTTTTTTGAGACACGCGTTATTGAGTATCAAACTGGCGGTGCGCTAAGTTGGGAATAG
- a CDS encoding inner membrane protein YpjD, giving the protein MDILGYSGSGWLPSALYLLLLVFLSSRPKGKIESPAFTGLVQAFILLILLVHGVVLHDSVFTPEGFVFGFAQDLSLIAWVGLAFYWFQSWFLPISSLRWLVLCFALICSVLPALFSGTLISPKAVSDPWFKGHFIVATISVGLLSLAAMHAMLMSIQDRALHRQLAILPNSRIAHWLEDLPPLMTMESLLFNLLYVGVALLSLTVFSGLLFSQALFGKPLVFDHKTIFALISWLLFSGLLIARWRVGLRGRVAVRWVLSAYVVLLLAYVGSRFVLEVILQRV; this is encoded by the coding sequence ATGGATATTTTAGGTTACTCAGGCTCGGGATGGCTCCCATCTGCACTTTATTTGCTGCTTTTGGTCTTTTTAAGTTCGCGACCAAAGGGAAAAATTGAATCTCCAGCTTTTACAGGCTTGGTTCAGGCATTCATCTTATTGATTTTGCTGGTACATGGAGTTGTGCTGCACGACTCGGTCTTTACCCCTGAGGGATTTGTTTTTGGTTTTGCCCAGGATTTGTCACTAATCGCTTGGGTTGGCCTCGCTTTTTATTGGTTTCAGTCTTGGTTTTTGCCTATCTCTAGCTTGCGTTGGCTAGTTTTGTGTTTTGCACTGATCTGCTCGGTATTGCCCGCCCTTTTCTCAGGCACCTTAATTTCTCCAAAGGCCGTCTCTGATCCTTGGTTTAAAGGGCATTTTATTGTGGCTACGATCTCAGTTGGATTATTGAGTTTGGCGGCGATGCATGCCATGTTGATGAGTATTCAGGACCGAGCATTGCATCGTCAGTTAGCCATTCTCCCCAATAGTCGTATAGCCCACTGGCTTGAGGATTTGCCGCCCTTGATGACAATGGAAAGTTTGTTGTTTAACTTACTGTATGTGGGTGTTGCACTTCTGAGTTTGACTGTATTTTCAGGTCTACTTTTTTCACAAGCATTATTTGGTAAGCCGCTTGTTTTTGATCACAAGACCATCTTTGCATTGATTTCCTGGCTCTTGTTTTCTGGACTTCTCATAGCCCGTTGGCGTGTTGGTTTACGTGGGCGTGTGGCCGTTCGTTGGGTCTTGAGTGCTTATGTCGTTTTACTACTGGCTTATGTTGGCAGTAGATTTGTGTTGGAAGTAATTCTTCAGAGAGTATGA
- the ampD gene encoding 1,6-anhydro-N-acetylmuramyl-L-alanine amidase AmpD, translated as MIKWLLLIAGAGALYLWIKGKKQTKLNSDEAARIKAERNKVVEPEVIVQCRHCSVHLPRPEAIRQEDRYYCSQEHLDSLDDQGWLGYAAWRISPNQDIRPEGVAPDLVVIHHISLPPGGFADRNSTQFIVDFFQNRLDSSLHPYFEEIADQKVSSHFLIARNGEVYQFVSTQKKAWHAGVSSFLGREKCNDFSIGIELEGDDEHPFEDIQYSILAKLSAQLSSAYPNLQFAGHSDIAPGRKTDPGIQFSWQKFQAKTGISAKKIPFGLDPR; from the coding sequence TTGATTAAGTGGCTTTTACTAATTGCTGGCGCAGGCGCTTTGTACCTTTGGATAAAAGGAAAAAAACAAACAAAGCTCAATAGCGATGAGGCTGCCAGGATAAAGGCTGAGCGAAACAAAGTTGTTGAGCCAGAAGTGATTGTCCAGTGCCGCCATTGTTCAGTTCACCTTCCAAGGCCCGAGGCGATTAGGCAAGAGGATCGTTACTATTGTTCTCAAGAACATCTTGATAGCCTAGACGATCAGGGTTGGCTGGGTTATGCCGCTTGGCGAATTTCACCAAATCAGGATATTCGGCCAGAAGGTGTCGCTCCTGATTTAGTGGTGATTCATCACATCAGTCTTCCGCCCGGCGGTTTTGCAGATCGAAACTCAACGCAATTCATTGTGGATTTTTTCCAAAATAGGCTTGATTCATCGCTTCACCCTTATTTTGAAGAAATTGCTGATCAAAAGGTGTCGAGCCATTTTCTGATTGCACGTAATGGTGAGGTCTATCAGTTTGTCTCTACTCAGAAGAAAGCCTGGCACGCCGGTGTTTCATCTTTTTTAGGTCGCGAGAAGTGCAATGATTTCTCTATTGGAATTGAGTTGGAGGGTGATGATGAACATCCTTTTGAAGATATTCAGTATTCCATCCTGGCTAAATTAAGCGCTCAACTAAGTTCTGCCTACCCTAATCTGCAATTTGCTGGCCATAGCGATATTGCCCCCGGCAGAAAAACAGACCCTGGTATTCAATTTAGTTGGCAAAAGTTCCAAGCCAAAACCGGCATTTCAGCTAAAAAAATACCCTTTGGTTTGGACCCTCGCTAG
- a CDS encoding ribonucleoside-diphosphate reductase subunit alpha, producing the protein MTYANPQTAGQTAGTNNPGMHPSESMNQTPSAGFVAGGVGGGQATQLSDYKIIRRNGSVVAFEPSKIAIAVTKAFLAVNGGQGAASARVREQVEQLTHSVVRALLRSRPNGGTFHIEDIQDQVELALMRSGEHNVARAYVLYREKRNQERATQQGIAQETQAATQAGESGLKVTDDGVEKWLDMAALRTIIEAACEGLGNNIDASPIITETIKNLYDGVPMAQVYDSAILASRTLIEKDPAYSQVTARILMHVIRKEILGREVLQGDMQAEYATYFAKYINEGISAELLDPRMREFDLPRLAAALNASRDLQFNYLGLQTLYDRYFLHIEDRRIEMPQAFFMRVAMGLSLNELDRERRAIEFYEILSTFDFMSSTPTLFNSATTRPQLSSCYLTTVDDDLDGIYEALKENALLSKFAGGLGNDWTNVRALGSHIKGTNGKSQGVVPFLKVVNDTAVAVNQGGKRKGAVCAYLETWHLDIEEFLELRKNTGDDRRRTHDMNTSNWIPDLFMKRVMEGGEWTLFSPSNTPDLHDKYGKAFEEAYVAYEKKADAGELKPFRRIPAQQLWRKMLGMLFETGHPWITFKDPCNIRSPQQHIGVVHSSNLCTEITLNTNESEIAVCNLGSVNLTAHMTTDASGKMILDHEKLQKTIRTAMRMLDNVIDINYYAVAKARNSNLKHRPVGMGIMGFQDCLHMQRIPYASDEAVKFADSSMEAVCYYAYQASNELAEERGVYSTYKGSLWDRGILPQDSVALLAAERGGYLEVDSSSTMNWDGLRARIKQHGMRNSNCVAIAPTATISNIIGVSACIEPTFQNLFVKSNLSGEFTVVNEYLVRDLKDRGLWDEVMIADLKYFDGTLSKIDRVPQDLRDLYATAFEVEPSWLVEAASRRQKWIDQAQSLNIYMGGASGKKLDDTYKLAWLRGLKTTYYLRTMAATHVEKSTVSSGQLNAVSSGGGVNGTDASAAQELDGPACTMRPGDAGFEECEACQ; encoded by the coding sequence ATGACATACGCTAACCCCCAGACAGCAGGACAGACTGCCGGCACAAATAATCCAGGGATGCACCCTTCGGAATCCATGAATCAAACCCCGTCTGCTGGCTTTGTAGCTGGCGGAGTTGGCGGTGGTCAAGCTACTCAATTGTCTGACTACAAAATCATTCGCCGAAATGGCTCAGTAGTGGCATTTGAGCCATCAAAGATTGCGATTGCGGTGACTAAAGCTTTTCTGGCGGTTAATGGGGGTCAGGGCGCAGCATCTGCACGTGTTCGTGAGCAAGTAGAGCAATTAACTCACTCAGTAGTGCGTGCCTTGTTGCGTAGTCGTCCGAATGGCGGCACATTCCATATTGAAGATATTCAAGATCAGGTTGAGTTGGCGTTGATGCGCAGCGGTGAACACAATGTTGCCCGTGCGTATGTGCTCTACCGTGAGAAGCGCAATCAAGAGCGTGCAACACAACAGGGTATCGCACAAGAAACGCAGGCTGCTACTCAAGCTGGTGAATCTGGCCTGAAGGTTACGGACGATGGGGTAGAGAAGTGGCTAGATATGGCTGCTTTGCGCACCATTATTGAGGCAGCATGTGAAGGGCTTGGTAATAATATTGATGCAAGCCCAATCATTACTGAAACTATCAAGAATTTGTACGATGGTGTGCCGATGGCACAGGTGTATGACTCAGCGATTTTGGCGTCACGCACTTTGATTGAAAAAGATCCTGCATACAGTCAAGTCACTGCACGCATCTTAATGCACGTGATTCGTAAAGAAATTTTAGGTCGCGAAGTACTGCAAGGCGATATGCAGGCTGAGTACGCCACCTACTTTGCTAAGTACATCAATGAAGGTATTTCTGCTGAACTCTTAGATCCACGCATGCGCGAGTTTGATCTACCAAGATTAGCGGCTGCCTTGAATGCAAGTCGTGACTTGCAGTTCAATTACCTTGGTTTGCAGACTTTGTATGACCGCTATTTCTTGCATATTGAAGACCGTCGTATTGAGATGCCACAGGCTTTCTTCATGCGCGTTGCAATGGGCTTGTCTTTGAATGAGTTGGATCGCGAGCGTCGTGCAATCGAGTTCTATGAAATTCTCTCTACATTTGATTTCATGTCCAGTACGCCAACATTGTTTAACTCAGCGACAACACGTCCTCAGTTATCAAGCTGCTACTTGACAACGGTGGATGATGATTTGGACGGCATCTATGAAGCATTGAAAGAAAATGCACTCTTGTCTAAGTTTGCTGGCGGTTTAGGTAATGACTGGACAAACGTGCGCGCCTTGGGAAGTCATATCAAAGGCACTAACGGTAAGTCACAAGGTGTGGTGCCATTCTTAAAAGTGGTGAACGACACAGCAGTTGCGGTGAACCAAGGTGGTAAGCGTAAGGGTGCAGTTTGTGCTTACCTAGAGACATGGCACTTAGATATTGAAGAGTTCCTCGAGTTGCGTAAGAACACCGGTGATGACCGTCGCCGTACGCATGATATGAATACGTCTAACTGGATTCCAGACTTGTTCATGAAGCGTGTAATGGAGGGTGGTGAGTGGACACTGTTCTCGCCTTCAAATACGCCTGACTTGCATGATAAATATGGCAAGGCTTTTGAAGAGGCCTATGTTGCCTATGAGAAAAAAGCGGATGCTGGTGAATTGAAACCATTCCGCCGCATTCCTGCGCAGCAATTATGGCGCAAGATGTTGGGCATGCTGTTTGAAACTGGTCACCCATGGATTACATTTAAAGATCCCTGCAATATTCGTAGCCCACAACAGCATATTGGTGTGGTCCACTCTTCTAATTTGTGTACTGAGATTACTCTGAACACAAACGAAAGCGAGATTGCTGTGTGTAACTTGGGTTCAGTGAACTTAACAGCCCATATGACTACCGATGCATCTGGCAAGATGATTTTGGATCACGAGAAGCTCCAGAAAACAATTCGTACTGCAATGCGCATGTTGGATAACGTCATTGATATCAACTATTACGCTGTTGCTAAAGCCCGTAACTCCAACTTGAAGCATCGTCCTGTTGGTATGGGCATCATGGGCTTCCAGGATTGCTTGCATATGCAACGCATTCCTTATGCTAGCGATGAAGCGGTGAAATTTGCTGATTCCTCTATGGAGGCAGTGTGCTACTACGCCTATCAAGCATCCAATGAGTTAGCTGAAGAGCGTGGCGTTTACAGCACTTACAAAGGATCTTTGTGGGATCGCGGCATTCTTCCGCAAGACTCAGTAGCTTTGTTGGCAGCAGAGCGTGGCGGTTACCTTGAAGTCGATAGCTCATCTACGATGAACTGGGATGGTTTGCGTGCCCGCATCAAGCAGCACGGTATGCGCAACTCCAACTGTGTAGCAATTGCACCGACAGCAACGATTTCCAACATCATTGGCGTTTCAGCCTGTATTGAGCCTACATTCCAGAACTTGTTCGTGAAATCTAACCTTTCGGGCGAGTTCACTGTAGTAAATGAGTATTTGGTGCGTGATTTGAAGGATCGCGGCCTTTGGGATGAAGTGATGATTGCCGATTTGAAGTACTTTGACGGTACTTTGTCTAAGATTGATCGTGTTCCACAAGATTTACGTGACTTGTATGCCACTGCATTTGAGGTAGAGCCAAGCTGGTTGGTTGAGGCAGCTTCACGTCGTCAGAAGTGGATTGACCAAGCGCAGTCACTCAATATCTACATGGGCGGTGCATCAGGTAAGAAATTAGATGACACTTACAAGCTGGCTTGGTTGCGTGGTCTAAAAACTACGTATTACCTCCGCACAATGGCTGCAACTCACGTTGAGAAGTCTACTGTTTCAAGTGGTCAGTTAAATGCAGTTTCCAGCGGTGGTGGTGTGAATGGTACAGATGCATCAGCAGCGCAAGAATTGGATGGCCCAGCATGCACAATGCGCCCGGGCGATGCTGGATTTGAAGAATGTGAAGCTTGTCAGTAA